The genomic stretch CTGTGACGCTCTCCCCGCCACCGCGTGTGCCCCGGCCAACACCGCCGTTTCGGCTCCGGCCGGCCCCTGAGCAGCCCGCCAGGTTCTCAGAATCTGGCTATCCATCTGGAATCACGGAAGATTCCGCCCATCCTCCCGATGACGGATGGAGGTGGAGGTGGGATCTCCTTTAGTGTGCCGTTCAACCCTCAGTCACAGGGTGCATTTCCCAGTTCGAACCCAGGAGACAACCCATGAAGGCGATCTCGAAGAAGAACCAGCTGCGCAAGGCTCGTGGTCAGGGCATGACCGAGTACATCATCATCGTGGCCCTCATCGCGATCGCCGCCATCGGCGTTGTCACCCTGTTCGGCGACAACATCCGCAAGCTGTTCGGCGCCTCCGCGGCGGCCCTGGCCGGTAACGCCAACGTCGCCAACGACGGCCAGTCCTCCAACGAGACCCTGAACAAGAAGACGATGAAGAGCTTCGGCGAGAACAACGCCTACTGAGCTTCGTCGTCCTGGGACGGGTCGCCTCGCTCCGGCGAGGGGGTCGGGTCCCGGTCCATGGCGGGTGTCCTCCTCCGGGAGGGCCCCGCCATGTTGCTTTTCACGGTCAGGCGGGCGTCGGGGCGAGCGGTCGGCGCCCGTTCATGCCCGGAGCCCCTCGATGTCCTCCTCCCCGAGCCTTCCCTCCGCCGTGGACGCCGACTCGCTGCGCCGCCGCGTGGCGCTCTACCGGGTGCTGTCGCTGCTGCTGGCCGCGTCGCTGCTGGGCGTGCTGGTGGCGGTGAAGCGAGCCATGACGGTGCCGGAGGATCCGGAGGTCGAGGTCTTCGACGTCCCGGCCGTCTTCGAGCGGCTGTCCGGAAAGAACCCGGAGGCCGCCGACATCTCCGACACGTTCTTCTTCGCCGACGGGTCCACCGTCCACCTGCACGCGATGGGCAAGGGTCAGGCGTGTCCGCTGCACATCCACCGGCGCACGTACGAGGCCACCGTCATCGTCGCGGGGAAGGCGGAGGTCCAGCAGCGCTGGGGGGATGGGGAGGCGTTCCAGGAGCGACGGGGCTCGCACCTGCCGGGAGAGCTCATCGCGTCCGCGCCTTTCACCGGGCACGCGTGGTTCAACCGCGACACGGAGCGGATGCTGGGCAACCTGGTGTTCGCCGCGCCGCGCTTCGACGGCAACCTCTATGTCGAGGCCGACGACGCGCGGATGCTGAAGGGCCGGGCGCCCTTCACCTTCGTGCCCGCCGAGGCGCTCATGGCGCATGGCGCGAGCGGCCGGGACGTCACGCTCGTCCCGTTCCCGGTGATGGAGCCGGGGCGGATGGGGGCCGTGGTGCTCTCGAAGGGGGCGCATGCCGTGACGGCGTCTCGCGAGCAGCCCCTCATCCTGTACGTGGCCGAGGGCTCGGGCGTCATCGTGCTGGAGGACTCGCGACCGATGAGGCCGGGGCAGCTGTGGGTGCTGCGTCGCGATGCGACGGTGCGCCCCGAGGAAGGCCGCGCCGTCGTGCTCTACACGTTCGTGCCGCCCTTGGCGGAGCCGCCCGTGGCGGGCGCGCGCGGGACCTGAGGCCGCGAGCCGCGCGGGCCCTCGGGCGCCTGCCCGGATTCGGGACGGAGCCTTTCGTGAGGGGCCGCGCGGAGGGGGTTGACCCTCACGCGACGTGAGGCCCTAGACATCTCATCCGAGGTGAGGCGCGAGATGGCATTCACGGTCAGCCAGGTGTCCCGACTGGCGAAGGTCAGTGTCCGGGCACTGCATCACTACGACGAGCTGGGCTTGCTGCGCCCCTCGGAGCGCAGCGAGGCGGGCTATCGGCTGTACACGCAGGCGGACCTGGAGCGGTTGCAGCAGGTCCTCTTCTTCCGGGAGCTGGGCTTTCCGTTGGAGGAGATCCGCCGCATCCTGGAGGACTCGCGCTTCGACCTTCGCGGGGCCCTGCTCATGCAGCGACAGCTGCTGGCGGAGCGGGCCTCGCGGCTGGACGCATTGAGACGCGCCGTGGACGCGGCGCTGGAGTCACTCGACCAGGGGAGACCGATGGACAGCGAGAAGATGTTCGAGGCGTTCGGGAGCTTCGACCCGACACGGTACGAGGCGGAGGTCCGGGAGCGGTGGGGCGACACGGAGGCGTATCGGGAGTCGTCCCGGCGGGCCGCGAGGTACCGCAAGGAGGACTGGGCGGCCATCAAGGCGGAAGGCGACGCGCTGTTCAAGGCGCTGGCCGACCGGCTCGGTGCGGGGCTCGCGCCCGAGGCCCCGGAGGTGATGGAGCTGGCGGAGGCGCATCGGCAGTACCTCTCGAAGTGGTTCTACCCGTGCGCTCCCGCCTTCCACCGGGGGCTCGGGGAGATGTACGTGGGCGACTCCCGCTTCACGGAGAACATCGACAGCGTGCGGCCGGGGCTCGCGCGGTTCTTGCGGGAGGCCTTCTCCGCGAACGCATCCCGGCAGGAGTCGTAGGGAGGCATCAGGCCCGGAGTGTTCGTCTCCGGCCGATGCCCAATCCCACGCCGGCGACGCTCACCCAGCCAAGCACGGAGAGCCCGAGCCCGATGCGGAAGCTGAGCGGCGCGTAGTCGAAGCGGACGCGGTGTGCTCCCGAGGTCAGGTACACGGCGCGCAGCGAGTGGTCCGCGCGGTGGATGGGGACCTCCTTCCCATCCACCGTGGCGCGCCACCCGGGATAGTGGCTGTCGGAGACGACGAGGTAGGACTCATCACAGGCCTTCACGTCCAGCTCCAGGTGCTGGAGGCCGGAGCTCACGGTGCTGACGGTGCCACCGCATGTGGGGCGATCTAGGGGCGCCCCCGAGGCCAGGAAGGCTTGCTCCCGGAAGGGCTGGCCCTCGTCGAGCACGGCGGCCAAGGCCTCGTCGTCCGTCACCACGTGGGCCCGCTGGACGAGGAAGGCTCGGGGTAGGGCCGTGCGAGAGTGAGAGAGAGTCGTGCCGTCATCCGCCTCGTGGAGCAGCTCCAGGTCATCGAAGGGGGGCGGTCCCTGGCGGATGTAGTGCGTGACGCCCGCGAGGTCGTAGACGCTCCGGGCCCCGGCGAGGTGGAAGCGGTCCACGCGCAGCGGCTCGGGGGCGCCGTAGCCTTCCAGCGCAGGGAGTCGCTCCTCCATGGAGCGGTTCGGGACGAGGCGGTCGAGGCTGCGCTCGATGGTGCGTGTGGGGCCGGTCCGGGTCGGATCGCTGGGGCCCTCGATGTCCACGCTGATGCGTCCCTGGAAGGGTTGAGGGAGGTGCTCGCGCAAGGCGAAGGCACGCCGCAGGGGCGCTCCCGGAGTGTAGTCCGGGACGCCCAGCAGGGCGTGTGCGGCCGCGAGCTCCAGGAGCACGAGGGCCGCGAGGGCCTGTCTCATCCTGCGTGGCCGCGTGGAGGAGACAGGCACCGTGAACAACAGGAGGCCGGCGAGGCCGATGGCGATGAGGACCCAGATGGTTCCCGTCGCGGCATGGGCGCGCAGGGGGAGGCTGCGGACGATGGGGCCACTGGCGGCGATGGCGACCCCGATGCCCAGCAGGGAGGCGACCAGCTTGAGTGGCGAGGGAGGGAGTGTCCTGGCTGCGCGCCCCAGGGCATCCACACCCAGCGCGGCGAGCACGGCGATGCAGAAGGCCGCGCCCACGAAGTACTTCACCGGGTAGCGGAACAAGGTGAAGGGCGGGACGTGCTGGAGGAGCCAGGCCGCGAGTGGGACATGCTTGCCCAGGCTGAGCAGCGTCAACAGGAGGGCGCCTATGAGGAAGGGGATTCGAGCGCGTGGCCCCT from Myxococcus stipitatus encodes the following:
- a CDS encoding MerR family transcriptional regulator; amino-acid sequence: MAFTVSQVSRLAKVSVRALHHYDELGLLRPSERSEAGYRLYTQADLERLQQVLFFRELGFPLEEIRRILEDSRFDLRGALLMQRQLLAERASRLDALRRAVDAALESLDQGRPMDSEKMFEAFGSFDPTRYEAEVRERWGDTEAYRESSRRAARYRKEDWAAIKAEGDALFKALADRLGAGLAPEAPEVMELAEAHRQYLSKWFYPCAPAFHRGLGEMYVGDSRFTENIDSVRPGLARFLREAFSANASRQES
- a CDS encoding YfhO family protein encodes the protein MKSWGSARPRTWLACAALLAMLAFVYRPVLHGHLLAGRDVFRIFFPDSAFLLESLHAGEVPLWNPYLRLGQPFAATLYSQVFYPPRWVAILLAGPIVSMTVMQLAHAALAAVGVFLFARKLRASWPAALVASATFGLSPMMTDLGLQQNVMDAAAWSGLILLATHELTRRPGPTALVRLASLGALSLFAGSPETTLWQGLVAMVYAGLASSRGTIPAQAVPAPIAEAPALSRQGPDLVPRHQTSSPGPGSGPLSQSSIHAGTSTPRAGALLAAQPPPSPEPLHQSPAAPSLGAVRDRRPRHVRARLHALFRTGLGFIGSAVLAAVALVPAAEFARNSLRSQQGWSEQLAWSMSWPQVLSVAWPLADRPRGEYWGDDQWFLLTLFLGTLPCVLAILGAVKGPRARIPFLIGALLLTLLSLGKHVPLAAWLLQHVPPFTLFRYPVKYFVGAAFCIAVLAALGVDALGRAARTLPPSPLKLVASLLGIGVAIAASGPIVRSLPLRAHAATGTIWVLIAIGLAGLLLFTVPVSSTRPRRMRQALAALVLLELAAAHALLGVPDYTPGAPLRRAFALREHLPQPFQGRISVDIEGPSDPTRTGPTRTIERSLDRLVPNRSMEERLPALEGYGAPEPLRVDRFHLAGARSVYDLAGVTHYIRQGPPPFDDLELLHEADDGTTLSHSRTALPRAFLVQRAHVVTDDEALAAVLDEGQPFREQAFLASGAPLDRPTCGGTVSTVSSGLQHLELDVKACDESYLVVSDSHYPGWRATVDGKEVPIHRADHSLRAVYLTSGAHRVRFDYAPLSFRIGLGLSVLGWVSVAGVGLGIGRRRTLRA